From the genome of Solidesulfovibrio carbinolicus, one region includes:
- a CDS encoding PAS domain S-box protein, whose translation MTMTSPPTALPPEPAFPLRADLLLLAAVLTVLAGLGWANRQLLTVLADLCCAVAGMATFLVIWNARRQVEQGFFLVLGMAFLAAAALDGARLALAAMPELYLGDFSAGLHAVSQLTLAAGLAGGAWLPRKRTLSVAAAGACLAGLTASLTLALLALGYLDAWGLSNAAEAGGREVLAAFAHGVAAAFFLTAGAGIWRDRQAMPSTLAWLLAAAMTALAAAGAAEALGGCDLMAARLLQVLGYGLGCQAIVVVGINRPSQLLFQEINRREQELTGRMVRLGAQARAIFDLSGAPSLESGQFEPFAAALLRRAMAVLGISRAGIWRFTPAHDRLVCQIGQGTARADEGLELVCAAYPDYFAAVLHERVIVADNAAVAPLTRAFHQGYLKSRDIGALLDAPFRFAGRTTGVLCLEHLNQPRRWSDDEIAFAGSLSDMLSLALESAERRRAARELAESEQRLRTLLDAMPDPVCFKDAAGRWIVANQAQIEAYSLAGLEWQGRTDQELAAIPGLDPDVFATGAETDARAWASRSVTVYGFSMAAAAGNMRHFDVTKAPLFHVDGTPRGLVALSRDITAYRDALARLRETNAELEAIYNETSDGLIIADAAARTMVRVNAAACRMFGYTAPEMAGLEPCALHPPEEREAARRRFAAIAAGSRQLQENVPCLRRSGEVFHADISAQPVTYGGRSAILAFFRDISERRAGEERLRLSEDRFRKVFNSTYDAIFLHDQDGAVIDVNDKALELFDLRRDELPALRIDRDLSAPEMPQPWLTAAWREALAGAERFFEWKARRPHDDSLIDVEIYLRRILVGSGHQILANIRDVTERKRVTAALAARQEEISALNRDLARRVREETEKNRQKDILLLNRTRLAAMGEMIGNIAHQWRQPLNALSILLANLRFEYESVCQDTAALDAAHRQAYDILRRMSATIDDFRNFFKPARDPEPFRVVAAISDALLLIDASLAQHGIQVRFTARHDPVVHGPRGEFAQVILNLLGNAKDAILARKPVRGRIDIRVMQRLGRAVVAVADNGGGIASDILDRIFDPYYTTKDSQDGTGLGLYMSRIIVADHLGGVLTVDNRTEGARFVAALPLSPTSPRFGDAP comes from the coding sequence ATGACCATGACGTCGCCACCGACCGCCTTGCCCCCCGAGCCGGCTTTTCCCCTGCGCGCCGATCTGCTGCTCCTGGCCGCCGTGCTGACCGTGCTGGCCGGCCTGGGCTGGGCAAACCGCCAACTGCTGACGGTGCTGGCCGACCTTTGCTGCGCCGTGGCCGGCATGGCCACGTTTCTGGTCATCTGGAACGCCCGGCGGCAGGTGGAGCAGGGATTTTTCCTGGTTCTCGGCATGGCCTTCCTGGCGGCGGCCGCCCTGGACGGCGCTCGCCTGGCCCTGGCCGCCATGCCGGAACTGTACCTGGGCGATTTCAGCGCCGGTTTGCACGCCGTAAGCCAGCTCACCCTGGCCGCCGGCCTGGCCGGCGGCGCCTGGCTCCCCCGGAAGCGGACGTTGTCCGTAGCGGCGGCCGGAGCCTGTCTGGCCGGGCTCACGGCCAGCCTGACCCTGGCGCTTTTGGCCTTGGGCTACCTCGACGCCTGGGGCCTGTCCAACGCCGCCGAAGCCGGCGGGCGCGAAGTCCTGGCCGCCTTCGCCCATGGGGTGGCGGCAGCGTTTTTTCTGACGGCCGGCGCGGGCATCTGGCGCGACCGCCAGGCCATGCCATCGACGCTGGCCTGGCTGTTGGCGGCGGCCATGACCGCCCTGGCCGCCGCCGGCGCGGCCGAGGCGCTGGGCGGGTGCGACCTCATGGCCGCCCGGCTGCTTCAGGTGCTGGGCTACGGCCTGGGTTGCCAGGCCATCGTGGTGGTCGGCATCAACCGGCCTTCCCAGCTCCTTTTCCAGGAGATCAACCGCCGCGAGCAGGAACTCACCGGCCGCATGGTGCGCCTTGGAGCCCAGGCCCGGGCGATTTTCGATCTCAGCGGCGCGCCTTCCCTGGAAAGCGGCCAATTCGAGCCCTTTGCCGCCGCCCTGCTCCGCCGGGCCATGGCCGTCCTGGGCATCTCCCGGGCCGGCATCTGGCGTTTCACCCCGGCCCACGACCGTCTCGTCTGCCAGATCGGCCAGGGCACGGCCCGGGCCGACGAAGGGCTGGAACTGGTGTGCGCCGCCTACCCGGACTATTTCGCGGCCGTGCTCCACGAGCGGGTCATCGTGGCCGACAATGCCGCCGTGGCCCCGCTGACCCGGGCCTTTCACCAGGGGTATCTCAAAAGCCGCGACATCGGCGCGCTGCTGGACGCGCCGTTTCGGTTCGCCGGCCGCACCACCGGGGTGTTGTGCCTGGAACATCTGAACCAGCCCCGCCGCTGGTCCGACGACGAAATTGCCTTTGCCGGCTCGCTCTCCGACATGCTGAGCCTGGCCCTGGAAAGCGCCGAACGCCGCCGGGCCGCCCGGGAACTGGCCGAAAGCGAACAGCGCCTGCGAACGCTGCTCGACGCCATGCCCGATCCGGTCTGCTTCAAGGACGCCGCCGGCCGCTGGATCGTGGCCAACCAGGCCCAGATCGAGGCCTACAGCCTGGCCGGGCTGGAGTGGCAGGGGCGCACAGACCAGGAATTGGCCGCGATTCCGGGCCTTGACCCCGACGTTTTTGCCACCGGGGCAGAAACCGACGCCCGGGCCTGGGCCAGCCGTTCGGTGACGGTCTACGGCTTTTCCATGGCCGCCGCGGCCGGCAACATGCGCCATTTCGACGTGACCAAGGCCCCGCTTTTTCACGTTGACGGCACGCCCCGGGGACTGGTCGCCCTGTCCCGGGACATCACCGCCTACCGCGACGCCCTGGCCCGGCTGCGCGAGACCAACGCCGAACTGGAAGCCATCTACAACGAAACCTCCGATGGCCTGATCATCGCCGACGCCGCCGCCCGGACCATGGTGCGGGTCAATGCCGCCGCCTGCCGCATGTTCGGCTACACCGCCCCGGAAATGGCCGGCCTGGAACCCTGCGCGCTGCATCCGCCAGAAGAGCGCGAGGCGGCCCGGCGGCGCTTTGCCGCCATCGCCGCCGGCAGCCGCCAGCTTCAGGAAAACGTCCCCTGCCTGCGACGCAGCGGCGAGGTCTTCCACGCCGACATCTCGGCCCAGCCCGTCACCTACGGCGGGCGCTCGGCCATCCTGGCCTTTTTCCGCGACATCTCCGAGCGCCGGGCCGGCGAGGAACGCCTGCGCCTGTCCGAAGACCGTTTTCGCAAAGTCTTCAACAGCACCTACGACGCCATCTTCCTCCACGATCAGGACGGGGCCGTCATCGACGTCAACGACAAGGCCCTGGAGCTTTTCGACCTGCGCCGCGACGAACTGCCGGCCCTTCGCATCGATCGCGACCTGTCCGCGCCGGAAATGCCCCAACCCTGGCTGACCGCCGCCTGGCGCGAGGCCCTGGCCGGGGCGGAACGCTTTTTCGAATGGAAGGCCAGGCGTCCCCACGACGACAGCCTCATCGACGTCGAGATCTACCTGCGCCGCATCCTGGTCGGGTCCGGCCACCAGATCCTGGCCAATATCCGCGACGTCACCGAGAGAAAGCGCGTCACCGCCGCCCTGGCCGCCCGCCAGGAGGAGATCTCGGCGCTCAACCGCGACCTGGCCCGGCGCGTGCGCGAGGAAACCGAGAAAAACCGGCAAAAGGACATCCTGCTCTTAAACCGCACCCGCCTGGCCGCCATGGGCGAAATGATCGGCAACATCGCCCACCAGTGGCGGCAACCCTTAAACGCCCTGAGCATCCTTTTGGCCAACCTGCGCTTCGAATACGAATCCGTGTGCCAGGACACCGCCGCCCTGGACGCCGCCCATCGCCAAGCCTACGACATCCTGCGCCGCATGTCGGCCACCATCGACGACTTCCGCAACTTCTTCAAACCCGCCCGGGATCCCGAACCATTCCGGGTGGTCGCGGCCATCAGCGACGCCTTGCTCCTTATCGACGCAAGCCTCGCCCAGCACGGCATCCAGGTCCGTTTCACCGCCCGACACGACCCGGTGGTCCACGGCCCGCGCGGCGAGTTCGCCCAGGTCATCCTCAATCTCCTGGGCAACGCCAAGGACGCCATCCTGGCCCGAAAGCCCGTCCGGGGACGCATCGACATCCGGGTCATGCAGCGCCTGGGCCGGGCCGTGGTGGCCGTGGCCGACAACGGCGGCGGCATTGCCTCGGACATTCTCGACCGGATCTTCGACCCTTATTACACCACCAAGGACAGCCAGGACGGCACCGGCCTTGGCCTGTACATGTCGCGCATCATCGTCGCCGACCACCTGGGCGGCGTGTTGACCGTGGACAACCGGACCGAAGGCGCCCGGTTCGTGGCCGCCCTGCCGCTCTCTCCCACCAGCCCCCGTTTCGGAGACGCCCCATGA
- a CDS encoding tetratricopeptide repeat protein — protein MSRHVRRLTVACLALCLGLATACQKQPSPPPLAPAPTAGQRLDAARQTVLAGDCARALPELEALTRELPQSGETFLLLGLCRAKQGEPERAEAALAKASSLEPGNPRPLEALGILRYGQGRRPEAREALGRAADLKSANPQTYYYLGNIAMQAGQCAQALDYYRLSMVKDPAFGDAFKEYRAAAAACAKSARPAVPPPGTAPKKPAVPAAAAKKPDANAPAATGPQPAPTVPVAPTGPKKATSSPVPAASPAPAAPASPQ, from the coding sequence ATGTCGCGCCACGTCCGCCGTCTGACCGTCGCCTGCCTGGCCCTGTGCCTGGGGCTTGCGACGGCCTGTCAGAAACAGCCAAGCCCGCCGCCGCTCGCGCCCGCGCCCACAGCCGGCCAACGCCTGGACGCGGCCCGCCAGACCGTGCTGGCCGGGGATTGCGCCCGGGCCTTGCCGGAGCTGGAAGCCCTGACCCGGGAGCTGCCCCAGTCCGGGGAGACGTTTTTGCTGCTCGGGCTTTGTCGGGCCAAACAGGGCGAGCCCGAGCGGGCCGAAGCGGCCCTGGCCAAGGCGTCGTCCCTGGAGCCGGGCAATCCGCGTCCCCTGGAGGCGCTGGGCATCCTGCGCTACGGCCAGGGACGCCGGCCCGAGGCCAGGGAAGCCCTGGGCAGGGCGGCCGACCTCAAGTCGGCCAATCCCCAGACCTACTATTATCTGGGCAACATCGCCATGCAGGCCGGGCAGTGCGCCCAGGCCCTGGATTATTACCGCTTGTCCATGGTCAAGGACCCGGCTTTCGGCGACGCTTTCAAGGAATACCGGGCGGCGGCGGCGGCCTGCGCCAAGTCGGCGCGCCCGGCCGTGCCGCCGCCTGGGACCGCGCCGAAGAAGCCGGCGGTCCCGGCGGCGGCGGCGAAAAAACCGGACGCCAACGCGCCGGCCGCTACCGGGCCGCAGCCAGCCCCAACCGTTCCCGTGGCCCCGACCGGGCCGAAGAAGGCAACAAGCTCGCCGGTCCCGGCCGCCTCGCCCGCTCCGGCCGCGCCGGCCAGTCCGCAATAA
- a CDS encoding MogA/MoaB family molybdenum cofactor biosynthesis protein gives MEASLLVAAPLPLAAGQRVAVLTADNALFTPRLVAAGRLPRLAVGMTLTPPAGPALMIVGVASVPGQDEIPAGRLYTAKALEAGVLPAGQTPFAVTKKGLALAWVTLSDKGSQGLRADAAGPAIAETCAASLPLALAQGHLIPDEPAELRALLLDLAVTQGFDLIVTTGGTGLSPRDTTPEATLGVIEKRLPGFETAMLLASLAKTPHAMLSRATAGTVGRAIVINVPGSPKAVRETLAAVMAAIPHGLDKLRGDPSDCGQG, from the coding sequence ATGGAAGCCTCCCTCCTCGTTGCCGCTCCCCTGCCCCTCGCCGCCGGCCAGCGCGTCGCCGTCCTTACCGCCGACAATGCGCTGTTCACCCCGCGCCTGGTCGCCGCCGGCCGTCTGCCGCGCCTGGCCGTGGGCATGACCCTGACCCCGCCGGCCGGACCGGCCCTCATGATCGTCGGCGTCGCCTCGGTCCCGGGGCAGGACGAAATCCCGGCCGGCCGGCTCTACACCGCCAAAGCCCTGGAAGCCGGCGTCCTCCCGGCCGGCCAAACCCCCTTTGCCGTCACGAAAAAGGGGCTGGCCCTGGCCTGGGTGACGCTCAGCGACAAGGGCAGCCAGGGGCTGCGGGCCGACGCCGCCGGCCCGGCCATCGCCGAAACCTGCGCCGCCTCCCTGCCCCTCGCCCTGGCCCAGGGGCATCTCATCCCCGACGAACCGGCCGAGCTGCGCGCCCTGCTCCTCGACCTGGCCGTCACCCAGGGCTTTGACCTGATCGTCACCACCGGCGGCACCGGGCTTTCGCCCCGGGACACCACCCCCGAAGCCACCCTGGGCGTCATTGAAAAACGCCTGCCCGGCTTCGAGACGGCCATGCTCCTGGCTTCCCTGGCCAAGACGCCCCACGCCATGCTCTCCCGGGCCACGGCCGGAACCGTGGGCCGGGCCATCGTGATAAACGTGCCGGGCTCGCCCAAGGCCGTGCGCGAAACCCTGGCCGCCGTCATGGCCGCCATCCCCCACGGCCTGGATAAACTGCGCGGCGACCCGTCGGACTGCGGCCAAGGGTGA
- the rfbA gene encoding glucose-1-phosphate thymidylyltransferase RfbA — MKGIILAGGSGTRLYPITRVVSKQLLPIYDKPMIYYPLSVLMLAGIREVLIISTPTDLPRFKEMLGDGQSLGMSFSYKVQPKPEGLAQAFLLGKEFIGSDSVCLVLGDNIFYGQGLATVLQRCAKLTEGGVVFGYKVRDPKRYGVVEFSADKQVISIEEKPEEPKSKYAVTGLYFYDNDVVSVAEGLTPSARGELEITDLNNVYLKRGKLKVEFLGRGYAWLDTGTHESLLHASSFVQAIQERQGVLVACLEEIAYRMGYIDAAQVERLAKDMLKNDYGQYLMDMIHEA, encoded by the coding sequence ATGAAAGGCATCATCTTGGCCGGCGGGTCCGGCACGCGGCTCTACCCCATCACCCGGGTGGTGAGCAAACAGCTTTTGCCCATCTATGACAAGCCCATGATCTACTACCCGTTGTCGGTGCTGATGCTGGCCGGCATCCGGGAAGTGCTCATCATCTCGACGCCGACGGATTTGCCGCGTTTCAAGGAGATGCTTGGCGACGGCCAGAGCCTTGGCATGTCGTTTTCCTACAAGGTGCAGCCCAAGCCCGAAGGGCTGGCCCAGGCTTTTTTGCTTGGCAAGGAATTCATCGGCTCCGACTCGGTCTGTTTGGTCCTTGGCGACAACATCTTCTACGGCCAGGGCCTGGCCACGGTGCTGCAGCGCTGCGCCAAACTCACCGAGGGCGGCGTGGTTTTCGGCTACAAGGTGCGCGACCCCAAGCGCTACGGCGTGGTGGAATTCAGCGCCGACAAGCAGGTGATCAGCATCGAGGAAAAGCCCGAGGAGCCCAAGTCGAAGTACGCCGTGACCGGGTTGTATTTCTACGACAACGACGTGGTTTCGGTGGCCGAGGGCCTGACGCCTTCGGCGCGGGGCGAGTTGGAGATCACCGATCTCAACAACGTCTATCTGAAACGGGGCAAGCTCAAGGTGGAATTTTTGGGGCGCGGCTACGCCTGGCTCGACACCGGCACCCACGAGTCGCTGCTGCACGCCTCAAGCTTTGTCCAGGCCATCCAGGAACGCCAGGGGGTGCTGGTGGCCTGTCTGGAAGAGATCGCCTACCGCATGGGCTACATCGACGCCGCCCAGGTGGAACGGCTGGCCAAGGACATGCTCAAAAACGACTACGGCCAGTATTTGATGGACATGATCCACGAAGCCTAG
- a CDS encoding DsrE family protein, with protein MHYDIVFHLDKGQDELNIALSNIANYLKALADEQFTAVLLVNGPAITLMVKDADNCAKLTALCEQGLDVRVCNNALTHFGIAPAELCPCCRIVPAGVVELVDLQRQGFAYVKP; from the coding sequence ATGCACTACGACATCGTGTTTCATCTCGATAAGGGTCAGGACGAGCTGAACATTGCGCTGAGCAACATCGCCAATTACCTCAAGGCCTTGGCTGATGAACAGTTCACCGCCGTGCTGCTGGTCAACGGTCCGGCCATCACGCTCATGGTCAAGGACGCCGACAACTGCGCCAAACTGACGGCGCTTTGCGAACAAGGGTTGGATGTGCGGGTGTGCAACAACGCCCTGACCCATTTCGGCATCGCCCCGGCCGAGCTGTGCCCCTGCTGCCGCATCGTGCCGGCCGGCGTGGTGGAGCTGGTCGATCTGCAGCGCCAGGGATTTGCCTACGTCAAGCCTTAG
- a CDS encoding methyltransferase domain-containing protein translates to MRIDRDCNADLLFELCYEAAGRRHTVRQFGRKANFWRDIFPADLGQRLLGLTTGQSVEVSLVPGRDLPARDPAKLLTLERRRFAPRPVDGRRLPPVPGRFYPQGVLEGLAGVYPSTRTPFRLLADDGASLVCDCNHPLAGIEAQLTATVLDVREKLCETGGSLHVWLEELLDGPGIEMGLTGQAVRFVAEPGDLSRPDEGADTAFYAAPRLVPHIDAKARERLAALYATRLSPGAAVLDLMASHLSHLPPEFPLGPVTGLGLNAGELAANPALAERVVADLNADPTLPFPDAAFTAVICAMSVEYLAAPAAVLAETARVLAPGGVLAISFSNRWFPQKAVRLWSELHEFERLGFVAGLLEATPGFGEIETLAERGWPRPADARDRFWPLHQQSDPLYAVTARRVAP, encoded by the coding sequence ATGCGCATCGACCGCGACTGCAACGCCGACCTGCTCTTTGAACTGTGCTACGAAGCCGCCGGCCGTCGCCACACGGTCCGACAGTTCGGGCGCAAAGCCAACTTCTGGCGCGACATCTTCCCGGCCGACCTCGGCCAGCGCCTCCTGGGGCTGACAACCGGCCAGTCCGTCGAAGTCAGCCTCGTCCCCGGACGCGACCTGCCCGCCCGCGACCCGGCCAAGCTGCTGACCCTGGAGCGCCGCCGCTTCGCCCCGCGTCCGGTGGACGGCCGCCGCCTGCCCCCGGTCCCGGGCCGGTTTTATCCCCAGGGCGTGCTCGAAGGGCTGGCCGGGGTCTACCCCTCCACCCGCACCCCGTTTCGCCTGCTCGCCGACGACGGGGCGTCCCTGGTCTGCGACTGCAACCACCCCCTGGCCGGCATCGAGGCGCAGCTAACGGCCACGGTCCTGGACGTGCGCGAAAAGCTCTGCGAAACCGGCGGCTCGCTGCATGTCTGGCTGGAAGAACTCCTCGACGGCCCGGGCATCGAAATGGGCCTCACCGGACAGGCCGTGCGGTTTGTCGCCGAGCCCGGCGATCTGTCGCGGCCCGACGAAGGGGCGGACACGGCCTTTTACGCCGCCCCGCGCCTGGTTCCCCATATCGACGCCAAGGCCCGGGAACGCCTGGCCGCCCTCTACGCCACGCGCCTTTCGCCCGGCGCCGCGGTCCTGGACCTCATGGCCTCCCATCTCTCCCATCTGCCGCCGGAGTTTCCCCTGGGGCCGGTCACCGGTCTTGGGCTCAACGCCGGGGAACTCGCCGCCAACCCGGCCCTGGCCGAACGGGTCGTGGCCGACCTCAACGCCGACCCGACCCTGCCGTTTCCCGACGCCGCCTTCACGGCCGTCATCTGCGCCATGTCCGTGGAATATCTCGCCGCCCCGGCCGCCGTATTGGCCGAGACGGCCCGGGTGCTGGCCCCGGGGGGCGTGCTCGCCATCAGCTTCTCCAACCGCTGGTTCCCCCAAAAGGCCGTGCGGCTGTGGAGCGAACTCCACGAATTCGAGCGCCTGGGCTTCGTGGCCGGGCTGCTCGAAGCCACGCCGGGCTTCGGCGAGATCGAAACCCTGGCCGAACGCGGCTGGCCCCGCCCGGCCGACGCCCGGGACCGGTTCTGGCCGCTGCACCAGCAAAGCGACCCGCTCTACGCCGTCACGGCCCGGCGCGTCGCGCCTTAG
- a CDS encoding alpha-L-arabinofuranosidase has product MSCFPPSLAAFALLTLLLFAPVPTPAADLPAPAETVTVAADQTLRTTDRRLLGINLDYFIDHDANRPQGARPLAKALADLGVGSLRYPGGAKSDVTLWAAPPYRKPHPTLARLGPDEWPASDRRVYNLAEHRFTTTPLDFDAFMALCRQTGAEPVVVIPHDAMYKPPAPGSVAPDMATLLQNAVSLVRYANIERGYGVKYFEIGNESYFYVYDGGSRAKDYARNLNLFAAAMKGVDPSILIGANGPVGANDVGSLDNMMGDPTVWWQAVFAQAGQNIDFVSVHEYPCYEWGGYDPYRTQAAPMLGVGEIDKAARAWGPPGLANRLRYLLTEINSADWSGHPQNLGWKHENTLGHALVLTDMLAQALSDPRVVTAQIWATRWLNNNQAPELWDALDSRNNPLPTGTALKLLAERLGTRVVAATDAPGVRAFATRDDKRKTLSVFLINKDTARTVAVRVAGAKPGKAAAHAVWSGAGPDDKAPRLVWRNAAPVAGNEVTVALPAVSLTILTVPVS; this is encoded by the coding sequence ATGTCCTGTTTCCCGCCTTCCCTTGCCGCCTTTGCGCTCCTGACCCTGCTCCTTTTCGCCCCGGTTCCGACGCCGGCCGCCGACCTGCCGGCTCCGGCCGAGACCGTCACCGTGGCCGCCGACCAGACCCTGCGCACAACCGACCGCCGCCTGCTGGGCATCAATCTCGACTATTTCATCGACCACGACGCCAACCGCCCCCAGGGCGCGCGGCCCTTGGCCAAGGCCCTGGCCGATCTCGGCGTGGGCTCCCTGCGCTACCCCGGCGGAGCCAAGTCCGACGTCACCCTTTGGGCCGCGCCGCCCTACCGCAAACCCCACCCGACCCTGGCCCGCCTGGGGCCCGACGAATGGCCGGCCAGCGACCGCCGCGTCTACAACCTGGCCGAGCATCGCTTTACCACCACGCCGCTGGATTTCGACGCCTTCATGGCCCTTTGCCGCCAGACCGGAGCCGAACCCGTGGTGGTCATCCCCCACGACGCCATGTACAAGCCCCCCGCGCCCGGCTCCGTGGCCCCGGACATGGCCACGCTGCTGCAAAACGCCGTGTCGCTGGTGCGTTACGCCAACATCGAGCGCGGCTACGGCGTCAAATATTTCGAAATCGGCAATGAGTCCTATTTCTACGTCTATGACGGCGGTTCGCGGGCCAAGGACTACGCCCGGAACCTCAACCTGTTCGCCGCCGCCATGAAGGGCGTCGATCCCTCCATTCTCATCGGGGCCAACGGTCCGGTGGGGGCAAACGACGTCGGCAGCCTGGACAACATGATGGGCGACCCCACCGTCTGGTGGCAGGCCGTTTTTGCTCAGGCCGGCCAGAATATCGACTTCGTCTCGGTTCACGAATACCCCTGCTACGAATGGGGCGGCTACGATCCCTACCGCACCCAGGCCGCGCCCATGCTGGGAGTGGGGGAAATCGACAAGGCCGCCCGGGCCTGGGGGCCGCCCGGACTGGCCAACCGGCTGCGCTACCTGCTCACCGAAATCAACTCCGCCGACTGGTCCGGCCACCCGCAAAACCTCGGCTGGAAGCATGAAAATACCCTCGGCCACGCCCTGGTGCTCACCGACATGCTGGCCCAGGCCCTCAGCGACCCCCGGGTCGTCACCGCCCAGATATGGGCCACCCGCTGGCTGAACAACAATCAAGCCCCCGAACTCTGGGACGCCCTGGACAGCCGCAACAACCCCCTGCCCACCGGCACGGCCCTCAAGCTCCTGGCCGAGCGTCTGGGAACCCGCGTCGTGGCCGCAACCGACGCCCCGGGCGTTCGGGCCTTTGCCACCCGCGACGACAAACGCAAGACCCTCTCCGTCTTTCTTATCAATAAAGACACGGCCCGAACCGTCGCCGTGCGCGTCGCCGGAGCCAAGCCCGGCAAGGCCGCCGCCCACGCCGTGTGGAGCGGCGCAGGGCCGGACGACAAAGCGCCGCGCCTGGTCTGGCGCAACGCCGCGCCCGTGGCCGGCAACGAAGTGACCGTGGCCCTGCCGGCGGTGTCGTTGACGATTTTGACGGTGCCGGTGTCGTAG
- a CDS encoding FG-GAP repeat domain-containing protein — MTLFRRLVLLVAALTCLSATALAAEVKTFAVAPFTVHGPEKYQYLSQGVQSMLESRMNWPGHLAPMDKAKAGAKLAKAPASEAEAKKTAAELGVDFLAYGSVTISGEQASVDIMVVGRDGKKWPKSLSAKIADLIPAMERTAQALNNEIFQRPSQAASGSQGGAPGSQLNSDFVVNQTGADGQKAYLNPSFRYAGPTETAGVWRSQSMPLVSRGIAIADFNGDGQQEVAILAQNSVEVFNYKDRQLMPIAKYATSPNLNLLNVSAMDINGDGKAEIIVSTSYFKEPRSFILSLEGNKLTELYKDIKLYLNVAAVAPDFNRQLVGSKGETKELFVPGVHNVIFAGGQPQLSTRLPLPTKANPFNFAYLPEKSGYKVLINDDQDRIVVYTAKGERIAATEEQYCGSAIGLEYDPLMAPMEKPKTDHLWTYYYIPLPMIVANLDKDDRYEVLVSKNISLAAQFFETFRTFSQGEIHALYWDGVGMNLLWKTRRIKGTVTGYALADIDNDGQKEMVVCLNTWPGAAGVYARRTIVLAYKLDASGMSQPGEFGIDKEAGE; from the coding sequence ATGACGCTTTTTCGTCGCCTTGTCCTGCTGGTCGCGGCCTTGACGTGCCTGTCGGCGACTGCCCTGGCCGCTGAGGTCAAGACCTTTGCCGTGGCTCCGTTTACGGTGCACGGCCCCGAGAAGTACCAGTATCTGAGCCAGGGCGTGCAGAGCATGCTCGAATCCCGGATGAACTGGCCGGGCCATCTGGCCCCCATGGACAAGGCCAAGGCCGGCGCCAAGCTGGCCAAGGCTCCGGCCTCGGAGGCCGAGGCGAAAAAGACCGCCGCCGAACTCGGCGTGGACTTTCTGGCTTACGGCTCGGTGACCATCTCCGGCGAACAGGCCAGCGTGGACATCATGGTGGTGGGGCGCGACGGCAAGAAATGGCCCAAGTCCCTGTCCGCCAAGATCGCCGACCTGATCCCGGCCATGGAGCGCACGGCCCAAGCGCTCAACAACGAGATTTTCCAGCGCCCGTCCCAGGCCGCCTCCGGCTCCCAGGGCGGCGCGCCAGGCAGCCAGCTCAACTCGGACTTCGTGGTCAACCAGACCGGGGCCGACGGCCAGAAGGCCTATCTCAACCCGAGCTTCCGCTACGCCGGCCCCACCGAAACCGCCGGCGTGTGGCGCAGCCAGTCCATGCCGCTGGTCTCGCGCGGCATCGCCATCGCCGACTTCAACGGCGACGGGCAGCAGGAAGTGGCCATCCTGGCCCAGAATTCCGTGGAGGTCTTCAACTACAAAGACCGCCAGCTCATGCCCATCGCCAAGTACGCGACCTCGCCGAACCTCAATCTGCTCAACGTCAGCGCCATGGACATCAATGGCGACGGCAAGGCCGAGATCATCGTCTCCACCAGCTACTTCAAGGAACCGCGCTCGTTTATCCTGTCCTTGGAAGGCAACAAGCTGACGGAACTCTACAAAGACATCAAACTCTACCTCAACGTGGCCGCCGTGGCCCCGGACTTCAACCGCCAGCTCGTGGGCTCCAAGGGCGAAACCAAGGAACTGTTCGTTCCCGGCGTGCATAACGTCATCTTCGCCGGCGGCCAGCCCCAGCTGTCCACCCGCCTGCCCCTGCCCACCAAGGCCAACCCCTTCAACTTCGCCTATCTGCCGGAAAAAAGCGGCTACAAGGTCCTCATCAACGACGACCAGGACCGCATCGTGGTCTACACGGCCAAGGGCGAACGCATCGCCGCCACCGAGGAGCAGTACTGCGGCTCGGCCATCGGGCTGGAATACGACCCGCTCATGGCGCCCATGGAAAAGCCCAAGACCGACCACCTCTGGACCTACTACTACATCCCGCTGCCCATGATCGTGGCCAACCTCGACAAGGACGACCGCTACGAAGTGCTGGTCAGCAAGAACATCTCCCTGGCCGCCCAGTTCTTCGAGACCTTCCGCACCTTCTCCCAGGGCGAAATCCACGCCCTGTACTGGGACGGCGTGGGCATGAACCTGCTGTGGAAGACCCGCCGCATCAAGGGCACGGTCACGGGCTACGCCCTGGCCGACATCGACAACGACGGCCAGAAGGAAATGGTGGTGTGCCTCAACACCTGGCCGGGCGCGGCCGGCGTCTACGCCCGTCGCACCATCGTGCTGGCCTACAAGCTCGACGCCTCGGGCATGAGCCAGCCGGGTGAGTTCGGCATCGACAAGGAAGCCGGCGAATAG